In a genomic window of Thalassotalea piscium:
- the trpS gene encoding tryptophan--tRNA ligase: MSKPVVLSGCQPSGELTIGNYLGALKQWVNMQADHHCFYMLVDQHAITVRPEAEALRKATLDGLALYLACGVDPEQSTIFIQSHVPAHAQLSWVLNCYTQMGELNRMTQYKDKSQKSEANMNSGLFTYPVLMAADILLYRADRVPVGDDQKQHLELARDIATRFNNIYGDVFVVPDPHIPEHGARVMSLLEPTKKMSKSDANPGNFIGLLEDPKIIAKKIKRAVTDSDEQARIYFDYDEKPGVSNLLSLLSCATNQSVGQLVPQYEDKMYGHLKGDVADAVVAMLEPIQTKFHQFRNDQAFLNEVMHKGAEQASERASKVLTSVYDAVGFIARP, translated from the coding sequence ATGTCAAAACCAGTTGTATTAAGTGGCTGTCAGCCATCAGGTGAACTTACTATCGGCAATTACTTAGGTGCATTAAAGCAATGGGTAAATATGCAAGCAGATCACCATTGCTTTTATATGTTGGTAGACCAACATGCAATAACCGTTCGCCCTGAAGCAGAAGCCTTGCGAAAAGCGACCTTAGATGGTTTAGCATTGTATTTAGCGTGTGGTGTTGACCCAGAGCAAAGCACTATTTTTATTCAGTCACATGTACCAGCCCATGCACAATTAAGCTGGGTGCTAAATTGCTACACCCAAATGGGTGAGTTAAATCGAATGACGCAATATAAAGATAAATCGCAAAAATCTGAAGCAAATATGAATTCCGGTTTATTTACGTATCCGGTCTTAATGGCTGCTGATATTTTGTTATATCGTGCCGATCGCGTACCAGTAGGCGATGATCAAAAACAACATTTAGAATTAGCGCGTGATATTGCTACTCGTTTTAATAATATTTACGGTGATGTTTTTGTAGTGCCTGACCCGCATATTCCAGAGCACGGCGCGCGAGTAATGAGCTTACTAGAACCAACCAAAAAAATGTCAAAATCTGATGCTAACCCTGGTAATTTTATAGGCTTATTAGAAGACCCTAAAATAATTGCTAAGAAAATTAAACGTGCTGTAACAGACTCAGATGAGCAAGCACGTATTTATTTTGATTATGACGAGAAACCGGGGGTTTCAAACCTTTTATCGCTATTGTCTTGCGCTACCAATCAGTCTGTTGGGCAGTTAGTTCCACAATATGAAGATAAAATGTATGGTCATTTAAAAGGTGATGTTGCCGATGCGGTTGTTGCTATGCTTGAACCTATTCAAACTAAATTTCACCAGTTCCGTAATGATCAAGCTTTCTTAAACGAAGTGATGCATAAAGGAGCAGAGCAAGCATCTGAGCGTGCAAGTAAGGTATTAACCTCAGTGTATGATGCTGTTGGCTTTATCGCTCGTCCATAA
- the rpe gene encoding ribulose-phosphate 3-epimerase, producing the protein MSSFLIAPSILSADFARLGDDVAKVLAAGADVVHFDVMDNHFVPNLTFGPMICQALRDYGISAPIDVHLMVKPVDSLIPEFAKAGASIITFHPEASDHIDRTLQLIKDHGCKAGLVLNPATPLQVLDFVMDKLDVILLMSVNPGFGGQSFIPSTLDKLKLVKEKIIASGRDIRLEVDGGVKANNIAEIAAAGADMFVAGSAIFSQDDYKQAIDEMRTQLATVK; encoded by the coding sequence ATGTCGTCATTTCTAATTGCCCCTTCAATATTATCAGCTGACTTTGCTCGTTTAGGTGATGATGTTGCTAAGGTACTTGCTGCAGGTGCAGATGTGGTTCACTTTGATGTTATGGACAATCATTTTGTACCCAATTTAACTTTTGGCCCTATGATTTGCCAAGCGCTTAGAGACTACGGTATTAGTGCGCCAATTGATGTTCATTTAATGGTGAAGCCAGTTGATAGTTTAATTCCTGAATTTGCAAAAGCGGGTGCGAGTATTATTACTTTTCATCCTGAAGCGAGTGATCATATTGATAGAACATTACAGCTAATTAAAGATCACGGTTGTAAAGCGGGATTAGTACTTAACCCTGCAACACCACTTCAAGTACTCGATTTTGTTATGGATAAACTAGACGTTATTTTATTAATGTCAGTTAACCCAGGTTTTGGTGGGCAATCGTTTATCCCTTCAACATTAGATAAGTTGAAATTAGTAAAAGAAAAAATTATTGCTAGTGGCCGTGATATTCGTTTAGAAGTTGATGGCGGCGTAAAGGCGAATAATATTGCAGAAATTGCAGCGGCTGGCGCAGATATGTTTGTAGCGGGCTCAGCTATATTTTCTCAAGATGATTATAAACAAGCGATTGATGAGATGCGCACGCAGCTTGCTACCGTTAAGTAA
- a CDS encoding DUF2970 domain-containing protein, with product MNTLISISSTVKSVLYALLGVQSNENRKRDFTQGKLSHFIIVGVIAVIIFILILAFIVSMVVEV from the coding sequence ATGAACACACTTATTTCAATAAGCAGCACAGTAAAAAGCGTACTGTACGCCCTTTTAGGCGTACAAAGTAATGAGAATCGTAAAAGAGACTTTACCCAAGGAAAACTGAGCCATTTTATAATTGTTGGGGTGATCGCCGTTATTATTTTTATTCTGATCTTAGCCTTTATCGTTTCAATGGTCGTTGAAGTGTAG
- a CDS encoding Dam family site-specific DNA-(adenine-N6)-methyltransferase: MVKKHRAFLKWAGGKYGLSEVINTMLPKGDRLIEPFVGAGSVFLNSNYDSYVLSDINKDLINLYQIIQIKPQIFINDAKKIFIPENNQADAYYHLRTEFNASVDKYYRSLLFLYLNRHGYNGLCRYNKSGGYNVPFGKYKKPYFPEDELNYFAEKSKQAIFICEGYRQSFARAQASDVIYCDPPYVPLSKTASFTSYAGNGFGLDEQADLANAAEEVSKNCQSTVLISNHDTIWTRKIYEHADKIKSIKVKRTISQKGGARKKVGELLALYKG; this comes from the coding sequence ATGGTTAAAAAGCATCGAGCTTTTTTAAAGTGGGCTGGCGGAAAGTATGGTCTAAGCGAAGTCATTAATACAATGTTGCCTAAAGGTGATCGTTTAATCGAGCCTTTTGTGGGAGCAGGTTCAGTATTTCTTAATAGTAACTACGATAGTTATGTATTAAGTGATATCAATAAAGATTTAATCAACCTATATCAAATAATTCAAATTAAGCCTCAAATATTTATCAACGATGCTAAAAAAATATTTATTCCTGAAAATAATCAAGCCGACGCATATTACCATTTGCGCACTGAATTTAATGCCAGTGTAGATAAGTATTATCGTTCATTATTGTTTTTGTATTTAAATCGCCATGGCTATAACGGTTTGTGCCGATATAATAAGTCTGGTGGATACAATGTGCCTTTTGGTAAATACAAAAAACCATATTTTCCTGAAGATGAACTTAACTATTTTGCTGAAAAATCGAAACAAGCAATTTTTATTTGCGAAGGCTATCGTCAGAGTTTTGCCCGTGCTCAGGCGAGTGATGTTATTTATTGTGACCCACCTTATGTACCCTTAAGTAAAACAGCAAGTTTTACTAGTTATGCAGGCAATGGTTTTGGTTTAGATGAACAAGCTGATTTGGCAAATGCCGCTGAAGAAGTTTCAAAAAATTGCCAATCTACAGTACTTATCAGCAACCATGACACCATTTGGACGAGAAAAATATATGAACACGCTGATAAAATAAAATCGATAAAAGTTAAGCGGACAATTAGTCAAAAAGGTGGGGCCCGTAAGAAGGTAGGAGAGTTACTCGCATTATACAAAGGGTAA
- a CDS encoding SPOR domain-containing protein, whose protein sequence is MSALAQTSQLNTSTDSVTSISVNSRIDYIFRFSKHAVLVVDENAQACSSVGYQFLDQLSNEHNAAFVSASTKLNNIQIRCRIIEQLFGNSVFDPEQSLAVSIINLLNANPQKLAIVLDNTQFASLQIIHELTQLALIAKKAKLDIELLMLGDYAAGKMLAEHKDLFHKKISILSKQSGQLLSLSAKQFKTPQSWLTLTVSKKWLISLIIISSLAIVTVVWLQQQETFNFSKLPKLNTSKVVASSGADQTVLNLGASEVSSSASPEYVYKVLSGNISQSSEVNTQTAEVSDIVSAIAAFEVVPAVLLKESVLVDSNENIKADNQPNEVINARSKKNELVPPSTNDESNAVIEVNEATSVNTIVASSASKVPMLAENNKVSVIEGSDIGNEYYKRYTAGYVIQIAGFTQESIKQEFLADFTTLEFKQYQRILNEEVMTVLTSKYYPTRAEAEQALYALPQTILSRSPWIKSISAINNEINAFERSQ, encoded by the coding sequence ATGTCTGCATTAGCACAAACAAGTCAATTAAACACGTCAACAGACAGTGTAACTTCGATCAGCGTTAATTCACGTATTGATTATATTTTTCGCTTTTCTAAGCATGCGGTTTTAGTCGTTGATGAAAATGCACAGGCGTGTTCCTCAGTTGGCTATCAATTCCTTGACCAACTATCTAATGAACATAATGCGGCATTTGTCTCTGCTTCTACTAAATTAAATAATATTCAAATAAGATGCCGTATTATAGAACAGTTATTCGGTAATAGTGTGTTTGATCCAGAGCAATCATTAGCTGTTAGCATCATCAATCTACTTAATGCTAATCCTCAAAAGTTAGCGATTGTTTTAGACAATACTCAGTTTGCTTCTTTGCAAATAATTCATGAACTCACACAGCTGGCATTAATTGCCAAAAAAGCAAAATTAGATATCGAGTTATTAATGTTAGGCGATTATGCAGCGGGAAAAATGCTAGCCGAGCATAAAGATTTATTTCATAAAAAAATATCAATATTATCTAAACAATCAGGGCAGTTATTGTCGTTAAGTGCCAAACAGTTCAAAACGCCACAATCTTGGTTAACGCTAACTGTGAGTAAAAAATGGTTAATTTCATTAATTATTATTTCATCGTTGGCAATAGTGACAGTGGTTTGGTTACAACAGCAAGAAACGTTCAATTTTTCAAAACTCCCCAAACTAAATACAAGTAAAGTTGTAGCAAGTAGCGGAGCTGATCAAACTGTACTGAATTTGGGTGCTAGCGAGGTTAGTAGCTCAGCATCACCTGAGTATGTGTATAAGGTATTATCAGGTAATATTAGTCAGTCAAGCGAAGTAAATACGCAAACAGCAGAGGTAAGCGATATAGTTTCTGCAATCGCAGCATTTGAAGTTGTACCAGCAGTATTGCTTAAAGAAAGTGTATTAGTTGATAGCAATGAAAATATCAAAGCAGATAATCAACCCAATGAAGTAATTAATGCTCGATCAAAGAAAAATGAGCTAGTACCACCCTCAACGAATGATGAAAGCAATGCAGTAATAGAGGTTAACGAGGCAACAAGTGTTAATACAATAGTGGCTTCATCTGCCTCTAAAGTGCCGATGTTGGCTGAAAATAACAAAGTAAGCGTGATTGAAGGTAGTGACATTGGCAACGAATACTACAAGCGCTATACAGCAGGGTATGTAATCCAAATAGCTGGGTTTACCCAAGAGTCTATTAAGCAGGAGTTTTTAGCTGATTTTACCACGTTAGAATTTAAGCAGTATCAACGTATATTAAATGAAGAAGTAATGACGGTATTAACGTCAAAATACTATCCAACCCGCGCAGAGGCTGAACAAGCACTTTATGCACTACCTCAAACAATTTTATCTCGTAGCCCATGGATAAAATCGATTTCGGCAATTAATAATGAAATCAATGCGTTTGAACGTTCCCAATAA
- the aroB gene encoding 3-dehydroquinate synthase: protein MTTLNLSLGERSYPIYIDSKLLSNSNLLSTHIRSKRVCIVSNTIVFPIYGQLIKSLLTGFDVDEIILPDGEAEKSLTNFDKIMSHLLANGHGRDSTLIALGGGVIGDITGFGAACYQRGVDFIQVPTTLLSQVDSSVGGKTAVNHPLGKNMIGAFYQPKAVFIDIDSLSTLPTREFNAGMAEVIKYGILGDACFFQWLEDNTALIKAADKNTLIQMIQTCCQCKATIVAQDEKEGGIRALLNLGHTFGHAIEAEQGYGNWLHGEAVATGMVLAAKLAVAMNLLEVSELRRIEMLISAFDLPLEAPENMGFEQFLSHMKRDKKNMGGLLRFIVPTGIGKSEIRDDVTKEMLQQIL from the coding sequence ATGACTACCTTAAACCTCTCTTTAGGTGAACGTAGCTATCCAATTTATATTGATAGTAAATTACTAAGTAACAGTAATTTACTATCAACGCATATTCGCAGTAAACGCGTTTGTATTGTTTCAAATACTATTGTTTTTCCAATTTACGGCCAGTTAATAAAATCATTATTAACTGGCTTTGATGTTGATGAAATAATACTTCCGGACGGTGAAGCTGAAAAAAGCCTAACTAACTTTGATAAGATAATGTCGCACTTATTAGCGAATGGCCATGGTCGAGATAGCACGCTTATTGCTTTAGGCGGTGGTGTTATTGGAGATATCACAGGCTTTGGTGCAGCTTGTTATCAACGCGGTGTCGACTTTATTCAAGTACCAACAACGTTACTTTCCCAAGTTGACTCTTCAGTTGGCGGAAAAACAGCAGTTAATCATCCACTAGGTAAAAACATGATCGGGGCATTTTATCAGCCTAAAGCTGTTTTTATTGATATTGATAGTTTGTCTACCTTACCAACTCGCGAGTTTAATGCAGGTATGGCAGAGGTGATTAAGTACGGTATTCTAGGTGATGCCTGCTTTTTCCAATGGTTAGAAGATAATACCGCATTGATTAAAGCAGCTGATAAAAACACACTGATTCAAATGATTCAGACATGCTGCCAATGTAAAGCAACTATAGTTGCGCAAGATGAAAAAGAAGGCGGAATTCGCGCTTTACTAAATCTGGGGCATACCTTCGGCCATGCAATTGAAGCCGAGCAAGGTTACGGGAATTGGTTACATGGAGAAGCTGTCGCTACTGGCATGGTACTTGCTGCTAAACTTGCAGTAGCAATGAATTTGCTTGAAGTGTCAGAACTTCGTCGTATTGAAATGTTAATTTCAGCGTTTGATTTACCATTAGAAGCACCTGAAAATATGGGCTTTGAACAGTTTTTATCTCATATGAAAAGAGATAAAAAAAATATGGGTGGCTTATTACGCTTTATCGTACCAACGGGTATTGGTAAATCAGAAATTAGAGACGACGTTACTAAGGAAATGCTTCAACAAATTCTGTAA
- the aroK gene encoding shikimate kinase AroK translates to MAEKRNIFLVGPMGAGKSTIGRELADKLHLDFYDSDQEIERRTGADIAWVFDLEGEDGFRKREEGVINDLSEMQGIVLATGGGSVISAQVRNRLSARGIVVYLETTIDKQVARTQRDRRRPLLQTSEEPRSVLEKLAVERNPLYEEIADVIVQTDDQSAKIVASKIVERLDF, encoded by the coding sequence ATGGCAGAAAAACGTAACATTTTCCTAGTAGGACCTATGGGCGCAGGCAAAAGTACCATAGGTAGAGAATTAGCAGATAAATTGCACCTAGATTTTTATGACTCTGATCAAGAAATCGAGCGTCGTACAGGTGCTGATATTGCATGGGTTTTTGATCTTGAAGGTGAAGATGGTTTTCGCAAAAGAGAAGAAGGCGTCATCAATGATTTATCAGAAATGCAAGGTATCGTGTTAGCAACTGGTGGTGGTTCAGTGATCAGCGCACAAGTACGTAACCGCTTATCGGCAAGAGGTATAGTTGTTTATCTTGAAACCACAATTGATAAACAAGTTGCACGTACACAACGTGACCGTCGTAGACCTTTGCTGCAAACATCTGAAGAGCCACGCAGTGTGCTTGAAAAACTAGCCGTTGAGCGCAATCCGTTGTATGAAGAAATAGCAGACGTTATTGTACAAACTGACGATCAAAGTGCAAAAATTGTTGCAAGTAAAATTGTTGAGCGCCTAGACTTTTAA
- a CDS encoding type IV pilus secretin PilQ yields MKKIHIINHCLKSTLVRVLCLTLFCSVANAADLTSIRYNTLQNNEIELVFVLSENMVSQPEVKTSMSPAKIDILFDIDGFNADILETTIEHAGVNNITVQKLAGKVVASVNLDQLSIFDVSQMDNEFSLVLNKGDANKALANLAPASGEFINNINTIDFRKGNDSEGQLLVHLDDSMVAVDVSNKLGKLFIEFHNTDIPDELLYTLDVSDFGTTVKGVETFREGRNARLVVDIDGNFTYKHQQLNNVFSLTVKEEVKVPGYLGDSNDFTGRAISLNFQNISVRTVLQIVADYNGFNLVISDTVAGNITLRLDGVPWDQALDIILKVKGLDKRMQGNILMVAPSDELAAREAKELQAKQQVAELAPLYSEYIQVNYAKALEFAALIKNEDNSILSERGSVSVDERTNTLLIRDTAASIEDIKRMVSVLDIPVRQVVIESRMVTVKDNINEELGIRWGVTDNNGDYATAGGLAGANDAASGVIPSLADRLNVNLPVANPAGSIAFQVARLADGTILDLELSAMEKENKGEIIASPRITTANQKEAFIEQGVEIPYQEAASSGATSTQFKKAVLSLTVTPHITPDDRIILDLLVTQDTVSSVQSGTAPAIDTQRIGTQVLVNNGETIVLGGIYQQQVINSVSKVPVLGDIPYFGWVFRSTSNFNEKKELLIFVTPRIVTENF; encoded by the coding sequence ATGAAAAAAATACATATAATAAACCATTGTCTTAAAAGCACGTTAGTAAGAGTATTGTGCTTAACTTTGTTTTGTTCAGTCGCTAATGCGGCGGACTTAACCAGTATTCGTTATAACACTCTGCAGAACAACGAAATTGAGTTGGTTTTTGTACTTTCCGAAAATATGGTTAGTCAACCAGAAGTTAAAACGTCAATGTCGCCTGCTAAAATTGATATTTTGTTTGATATCGACGGGTTTAATGCCGATATATTAGAAACCACTATTGAGCATGCAGGGGTTAATAATATAACTGTTCAAAAGCTTGCGGGAAAAGTTGTAGCGTCGGTAAATTTGGATCAGCTGTCGATTTTTGACGTAAGTCAAATGGATAATGAGTTCTCTTTGGTGTTGAATAAAGGTGATGCTAATAAAGCCTTGGCTAATTTAGCACCAGCAAGTGGAGAGTTTATTAATAATATTAACACCATAGACTTTCGAAAAGGTAATGACAGCGAAGGGCAACTATTAGTGCATTTAGATGACAGTATGGTTGCTGTAGATGTAAGCAATAAATTAGGTAAATTATTTATTGAATTTCATAACACTGACATTCCAGATGAGCTACTTTATACCTTAGATGTGTCAGACTTTGGTACAACAGTAAAAGGCGTTGAAACATTTAGAGAAGGACGAAATGCACGTTTAGTAGTTGATATAGATGGTAACTTTACATATAAGCATCAACAACTTAATAACGTATTCTCGTTAACGGTTAAAGAAGAAGTTAAAGTGCCTGGATATCTTGGCGACTCTAATGACTTCACAGGTCGTGCTATTTCATTAAACTTTCAAAATATTTCAGTTCGAACTGTGCTGCAAATTGTTGCTGATTATAACGGCTTTAACTTGGTCATTAGTGACACGGTAGCAGGTAACATTACACTTAGACTAGACGGTGTACCTTGGGATCAAGCGCTAGACATTATTTTAAAAGTAAAAGGTCTTGATAAACGTATGCAGGGCAATATTTTGATGGTTGCCCCGAGTGATGAACTTGCTGCTCGTGAAGCAAAAGAGCTACAAGCAAAACAGCAAGTAGCCGAGCTAGCACCTCTTTATTCTGAATATATACAAGTTAATTATGCCAAAGCTTTAGAATTTGCTGCTTTAATTAAAAATGAAGATAACAGCATATTATCTGAACGCGGAAGTGTTAGCGTTGATGAGCGAACAAACACGTTATTAATTAGAGATACTGCCGCAAGTATCGAAGATATTAAACGCATGGTAAGCGTATTAGATATTCCAGTTCGTCAAGTCGTTATCGAATCACGCATGGTTACTGTAAAAGATAATATCAATGAAGAACTTGGTATACGATGGGGAGTAACTGACAATAATGGTGATTACGCTACTGCTGGTGGCCTTGCAGGAGCAAATGATGCAGCTAGTGGTGTTATCCCTTCGCTAGCAGATCGATTGAACGTTAATTTGCCGGTAGCGAATCCTGCAGGAAGTATTGCTTTTCAAGTTGCTCGATTAGCTGATGGCACAATTCTAGATCTAGAATTAAGTGCAATGGAAAAAGAGAATAAAGGTGAAATTATTGCTAGCCCACGTATTACAACGGCCAATCAAAAAGAAGCCTTTATTGAGCAAGGTGTTGAAATTCCTTATCAAGAGGCTGCCTCAAGTGGTGCAACTTCAACTCAATTTAAAAAAGCCGTATTAAGTTTAACCGTTACTCCACATATAACGCCTGATGATCGTATAATATTAGACTTACTAGTAACACAAGATACTGTTTCTTCGGTACAAAGTGGAACAGCACCCGCGATTGATACTCAGCGAATTGGTACGCAAGTGTTGGTGAATAATGGTGAAACAATAGTACTAGGTGGTATTTATCAACAACAAGTGATAAATAGCGTTTCAAAAGTACCTGTATTGGGTGATATTCCATACTTTGGTTGGGTCTTTAGAAGCACTTCTAACTTTAATGAGAAGAAAGAACTACTTATTTTTGTAACACCAAGGATAGTAACAGAAAACTTTTAA
- a CDS encoding pilus assembly protein PilP gives MKKIVSLLFLILLTGCFDDTSDLETHIATVQANTTSRIDPMPEVPVFDHVVYSAQSLRSPFDVPRPEAIQEKIQQMSGCLSPDPRRRKQPLEKFALSDLVMRGTLGELDITWALVEASDSTLHRVALGNYLGLYNGRITEVNPNNVKVIELIPDGAGCWVERETVVTMVKSDAEGQRK, from the coding sequence ATGAAAAAAATAGTTAGTTTATTATTTCTCATTTTACTTACTGGTTGCTTTGATGACACAAGTGATTTGGAAACACATATTGCTACTGTTCAGGCTAATACTACTTCAAGGATTGATCCTATGCCTGAAGTGCCAGTGTTTGACCATGTAGTGTATTCTGCGCAGAGTTTACGCAGTCCTTTTGATGTACCACGTCCTGAAGCTATTCAGGAAAAGATTCAGCAAATGTCGGGCTGTTTAAGCCCTGATCCACGTCGACGTAAGCAACCGCTAGAGAAATTTGCATTAAGTGATCTAGTAATGCGTGGTACGCTAGGGGAGCTAGATATTACCTGGGCATTAGTTGAAGCATCAGATTCAACGCTACATCGAGTGGCGCTTGGTAATTATTTAGGGTTATATAATGGGCGAATCACAGAAGTTAATCCAAATAACGTTAAAGTAATTGAATTAATTCCTGACGGCGCAGGTTGTTGGGTTGAGCGAGAAACTGTAGTCACTATGGTTAAATCGGACGCAGAGGGGCAAAGGAAGTAA
- a CDS encoding type 4a pilus biogenesis protein PilO, whose product MNIDFSQFEGLELDNLAEWPPIAKGVFITFIAIVVMGLGFVLLIQDKLTMLDRVTAEEVTLKQEYQTKYHVAANLELFQQQMEEAEALFANQLKSLPESHETPGLLDDITFVGTTSGLNFANLNWQPEIKQEIYTELPIDIKVIGTYHEFGDFVSKIAGLPRIVTLHNFDIKWLPDSDELILQLQAKTYKYREAATE is encoded by the coding sequence GTGAATATAGATTTTTCACAATTTGAAGGGTTAGAGTTAGATAATCTAGCTGAATGGCCTCCGATCGCAAAAGGGGTGTTTATTACCTTTATTGCCATAGTGGTAATGGGATTAGGTTTTGTTTTATTAATACAAGATAAACTCACCATGTTAGATCGCGTAACTGCCGAAGAGGTAACTCTAAAGCAGGAGTATCAAACTAAGTATCATGTTGCTGCTAATTTAGAGCTTTTCCAGCAGCAAATGGAAGAAGCAGAAGCGCTATTTGCGAATCAGTTAAAAAGCTTACCTGAAAGTCATGAAACACCAGGTTTATTAGATGACATCACTTTTGTTGGTACAACTAGTGGCTTAAATTTCGCTAATTTAAATTGGCAGCCTGAAATAAAACAAGAGATATATACGGAACTTCCTATTGATATCAAAGTGATAGGTACTTATCATGAGTTTGGAGATTTTGTGAGTAAAATAGCAGGTCTACCACGAATCGTTACCTTACATAATTTCGATATTAAGTGGCTTCCAGACAGTGATGAGCTAATTCTACAACTACAAGCAAAAACATATAAATACCGAGAGGCAGCCACCGAATGA
- a CDS encoding PilN domain-containing protein, with protein MAYINLLPWREAAEKAKQRQFFTVLTAIALISFAAVFIVSQFYQARIDGQNSRNQFLKNEITVLDGRIAHIKTLNEKKSDLQKRISVVEQLQRSRNVGTQVLDEIAKIIPTGIYLTTMDKQGNTLELVGKSESNNHLANMIRAIERSDLFTDAELESITSDDAESKLLSDFKMRVRIKGIENASAGGN; from the coding sequence ATGGCATATATAAACCTCCTTCCTTGGCGGGAAGCAGCCGAAAAAGCAAAACAACGACAGTTTTTTACTGTTTTAACAGCTATCGCATTAATTTCTTTTGCCGCTGTTTTTATTGTTAGCCAGTTTTATCAAGCTCGTATTGATGGACAAAACAGCCGAAATCAATTTTTAAAAAATGAGATTACAGTTTTAGATGGTCGTATCGCACATATCAAAACACTTAACGAGAAAAAGTCTGATCTACAAAAGCGTATTAGTGTAGTTGAACAATTACAGCGTAGTAGAAACGTTGGCACGCAAGTACTTGATGAAATTGCTAAGATTATTCCTACGGGAATTTACTTAACTACAATGGATAAGCAAGGTAATACTCTTGAACTCGTAGGTAAAAGTGAATCTAATAACCACTTAGCAAATATGATCAGAGCTATTGAGCGTTCAGACTTGTTTACTGATGCCGAGCTTGAATCAATTACATCAGACGATGCAGAAAGCAAATTATTAAGCGACTTTAAAATGCGTGTTCGCATTAAAGGTATAGAAAATGCTTCAGCAGGAGGTAATTAG
- a CDS encoding pilus assembly protein PilM, with product MLSNLLKKKASLMVGIDIGSHSAKAVLLSQGSDGFVLEAIATEPMPRGAIIDREIQDIEAVGNVIAKIRKKITSSVSLAAAAVSGQTVITKVIYMDVALTEQELASQIEIEADSLIPYPLDEVSLDFESLDVNESDPSKMNVLLSAARTESVEARVSALELGGFDTKVIDVESYAVSRAYDLNLALLPDDAANKVVAIVDIGATMTLFSVTDSGKHVYSRDQIFGGEQYTRSIVSYYNKPFEEAEIAKVQNNLPPNYTFEVLAPFHTILVQQIRRAIQMFLTSSGKGKVDYLILSGGSAQVEGVQQLLTDELGIHTVIANPFNDIVISSKVDQAELDKTAPQYMVAAGLALRSFSPWHI from the coding sequence ATGCTAAGCAATCTGTTAAAAAAGAAAGCTTCTTTAATGGTGGGAATTGATATTGGTTCTCACTCAGCAAAAGCGGTTTTATTAAGTCAAGGGAGTGATGGTTTTGTCCTCGAGGCAATTGCTACAGAGCCAATGCCCAGAGGGGCAATCATTGACCGTGAAATTCAAGACATAGAAGCGGTTGGCAATGTCATCGCTAAAATTAGAAAAAAAATTACCTCGTCAGTTTCATTAGCTGCAGCAGCTGTATCGGGCCAAACGGTTATCACTAAAGTTATTTATATGGATGTTGCACTCACAGAGCAAGAGCTTGCAAGCCAAATAGAAATTGAAGCTGACAGTTTAATTCCTTATCCTTTAGATGAAGTTAGCCTTGATTTTGAATCGCTTGATGTAAACGAGTCAGATCCTTCAAAAATGAATGTCTTACTGAGTGCAGCTCGAACTGAGTCTGTCGAAGCCAGAGTATCAGCTTTAGAGTTAGGCGGCTTTGATACCAAGGTGATTGATGTTGAATCATATGCTGTTAGTAGAGCTTATGATTTAAATCTTGCGTTATTACCCGATGATGCAGCGAATAAAGTTGTTGCAATAGTAGACATTGGCGCAACCATGACGCTATTCTCAGTGACTGATTCTGGTAAGCATGTTTATAGTCGAGATCAGATTTTTGGTGGAGAACAATATACCCGTTCGATTGTTTCATATTACAACAAGCCATTTGAAGAGGCTGAAATTGCAAAAGTTCAAAATAATCTCCCACCCAATTATACATTCGAAGTTTTAGCACCGTTTCATACGATATTGGTTCAACAAATAAGACGTGCTATACAGATGTTTTTAACTTCCAGTGGCAAAGGCAAGGTTGATTACCTAATACTTTCTGGGGGAAGTGCGCAAGTTGAAGGTGTTCAGCAATTACTGACTGACGAATTAGGGATCCATACTGTTATTGCTAATCCGTTTAACGATATTGTTATCTCTTCAAAAGTTGATCAAGCAGAATTAGATAAAACCGCACCACAATATATGGTTGCGGCAGGACTTGCATTAAGGAGTTTTTCGCCATGGCATATATAA